Genomic window (Nitrospirales bacterium LBB_01):
TGCGTTTTTTTAGCTTATCCTGCATCCTTTTAATCATCCAAAAAGACAGTATTGTTATGGCAGCTCCAAGCGCTGCACTAAAAATTATAATCAAAGTTAAATTAAAGTGGAACGGATTTCCAAAGAAAACCTTAACCGGTACCTCCCTTTGGTTCTGGTCAAGGAACACTACCAGTAGAAATACAGAAATTGAAATCGGTAAAAATTTTAATAATAAAAAATCTCTCATAGTGGCTCAGGCCGACACGTGCATCAATGTTTGGAGTGCATACAAGCTCTTAGACACAGCATGTATGTATGTATGTATGTATACGTTCTGGCATCCCCTCACAACACATGTCCTAACCAAACCTCCTCACGGCTATTTTTACTATCTTAAAATCTATTTCTTTTTACTGCCTATCTCGTTCCAATACTCCTCTGGCATATCCTTACAGAGCATCAGTGCGCCGTTAGCGCCCGCAAAAAGAGTTTCCTCAATGCGTGTAACTTTGCCGTAACCGAGATGTTTTTTCATATAATCCTCGATTTCCTTTTTAAGCCCCGCTATTTGACTGCCGCCCCCGGCCAAATAGACGTTTTCCTTCAAAACTGCCTGAAACTCCGGATCAAACGTTGCAATAAGTTTTCTTATTCCTTCTACTATCTCCGGCACAACCTCTCTGCAAGCCATCTTAAGCTCATTTGTGACGTCGTGCCTTTCCGGTTTCCCTTTCACCGGAATCTCTATAAAAATACTGTCCCCGTGTTCGGATATATTAGCATTTTCCTCTTTAAATCTCTTTACCATATTTACGGTGAAATTAGCGTCGCCGTGTTTTTTCATAATTAGGTCGTAAAACACCGAATCAACGAAATCTCCAGCCTTAGTCGTAGTAATCTGGTCCTCATCGGAGGGCATAGTGCCGTGCATCCTGCATAAATCAACAGTCCCCGCTCCAATGTCAACAATCAGAACGTTGTTAAGGAGATTAAGCCCGTAAGCGACTGCAAACGGCTCAGAAACTATCATCACATCGTCAAGAATACCTGAGGCAATTTCAAGCAGCACCTTTTTGTTTTTTCTGCTTGCCATAGCAGGCGCTCCCAGCACCCCTCTAACGATGAATTCACCCTCAACATCGGTGCTGCCCTCTTTGGCTATATCTATCAGATGCCGCAACAGCTCCTTTGCCGCATCTATGGACTTCTGATACCCTGCGTCCTTTTCCGTCAGCTCATCTGTGTATTTAAGCATTCCCTTGTCAAATGGCCTAAAAAGCGTCACTGCCATCTTATTTCTTAAAGCATCGTCTCCAAAGGCAATATCTTTGCCAAGCAGCTTTTTAGATATTGCATCTTTGGGGAATCCCACATAACTTGACACAAAAGTTCTTATACCGTTATCGCAGGCGATAACGCTTCTGGATGTTCCCAAATCTATGCCGACGTTTAACACATGCTTGTCAGACATTCCATTCTCCTATATATTTTTTCTGAAACTTTTTTTCTGATTTATACATCATTTCATCTCAGACCGCAGCTCTACATTTTCCATAACGATACTTTTCAAAAATGATTTCTTTGAATCCGCAATTCTCTTTTTAGGCTCAGCCGACTTGCCGCTCTTAGCGAGAGTTATGCCGTGTTTTTCAATGTAGGCGAGGCGTTTTTCAATTGCCTCAAGACGCTGTTCAATGCTTGAGAGGCGCTCAGAGCGTCTCTTTATCAGTTTCTCTATGTAGAGCAGGATTTCCTTGATTTCTTTAGATGCCTTACCGGTTAAGTCCTTAACAGGCCGTATGATGCTACTAACAGGGCCGGCTATGCCTTTAATTGGCACAACGATTTTAGCTATCGGCTCTCCTACCGCTTTACCGCCTCTTACAACATAGCTATACACAACCAGCACTGAGTACTCCATTGAAGCGTAAGTATAAAGCCAGGATTCGTTTAGTATCTCAACGCTGCCGGAGACTGATGAGTCTAACAGTTTTTTTAGATCTTTATAATCCACTTTCATATTAGGCACTTTCATACATCCTCCTTAATAAGATGTCTTTTATAATCTTCAAACACATCAACAAAGACCACCGCAGCAATTCTACAAAAAACAAACAATAAAGTCAAGTAATTTTTACTTAATTTATAATTATAATTTATATATACAGTATCTGCTTAATCACGGATTAGAACATACGCCGACGGATGATGTCAAGCATTTATTTTGCGTAGCTCAGCACATTGGCTATAATGTCGGCAAATGAGGTAAGGACCTCCTCATCGGCAGTATCTCTCTTATGTCCCTCGCATACATAGACACAGATTACGCCAAATAGTTTGTTAGCCGCAACTATGGGCACACAGTAATGGCCATGGGGTGGTGCGTCTTTATTCAATTCGTGACGCTTATCAATATTGTCGGCAAACACTATCTCCTTAGAGCCAGCGGCTATTCCGCAAAGGCACTTACCAAGTGTTACAGTGGTGCACTCCGGAGTTCCAATTGATGCGGCTATAACAAGCTCATCAGAGTCATCCAGAGCTAAAAAGATGACGCCCATTGTTTGAAGGAAAAGCCTTGGGATTGACGTTACAAGCCTAAGGGACTGCTCTAATTTTGCCTCAAAAGTTATCGGCTTTAAAAACACCTTTAATATCGTGTTTATTACCTTAACTCTTGCCTCCATTCTGTGTCTGTAAAGAGCCATGCTGACAGCCACAAGCAGGTCTCTGACAGCAAATGGTTTAACGATATAGCCATAAGGCTCTGTAATTCTTGCCCGCCCCAGAGTTTCAATATCTGTGTGAGCAGTTAGATATACGATTGGAATGTTATATAGCTCCTCAATTTTAGCAGCACCCTCAATCCCATCCATTTTGCCTTCAAGTGTTATATCCATAAGCATAAGGTCAGGCGATAACTCTCCTGCTTTTTGTATTGCCTCTTCAGCGGTTGTGACAATATCAAGGACGTTATATCCGATTTTTTTTAACTTCATCTCTATATCGCGGGCAACAATTATCTCATCCTCAACAATGATGACCCTTATTGCAGTCTTGTTGTTGGATATTTCTGTTTCGTGTTCCAAAGGTTTACTACCGCTCCTCACTCATTGCCATGACAAGGGCGCCCTTAGAGGTGGCATTTAACGGATCCTTTGCCATTCTTATTTCTGAGATTTCAACAGGCATCCGCATGGCACTCAGCGCCTTTTCCAGTCTCTCCCTTAACCCCTTAGGCATACTCGTTCCGCCGCTAAGCACTATCGGTATTGGGGCGGTAATTTTAGGCACCTTATCGGAGGACGATATCACCTGCTGAAGGCTCTGTACCAACGAATTAATTAAATCCATATAGTATATGTGAAGGGACATTTCTACCTTGTTTACTGGAAGGACTGACAGATCAAGCGCCTCCTCTTTGATTACTTTTATCTTGGTTGCCGATTCTTTTACATCTCTGCTTACCATCTCATCTATGTAATCGCCACCCTTTTGAATGCTGTATGTAATTACAGGCACGGATAAGTATGACAAACAAACATTACACATGCCCCCGCCCATGCTTATGCCAATTCCAGTAAAGTTACTGTCGGCAAGCTCTGACATCACCACTGCCAAACCCTCGTTTATCGGCACCGGAGTAAACCCAAGACTTTCAAAAAACATCTTTAATATTGACTGATGCCCTATTGACATCACCGTAGCCCCCACTGGGTCGCCTGGTACGCTGTAACAGAGAATCTCGCCAAACTTCTTTGGTTTTTGCACAACGGTTTTAATTATTGACTGCATGAGGATTATGCCCTCGTTTTCTTTGGAGCTAAGAAATCCTCTTTCCATCGGCCTTCGTGTATTGTTGTTAAACATGTTTGCGAAATTTTCCGCCGAGTAGCCGATTATATAGTATTGCTTATCAAATTCAATGAAAGTAACCTCATTTTTATTGAGAATTGATTTTGTAAATCTTGACTGAGGGATTGTAAAGAAAGCATTAACCTGTTTAACGATGTGGATACTGTTTCCCTTATTTTGTGCCAAAACGATGTTGCTTGTGCCGATGTCCATTCCAATAGGGCCAAATGGGCTTTCAGGAGCGGCGCCCGGCTCTTTGTCTGAGGTAACCGTGGTTTTTTCGGTTGTCCTGTAAGCCGACTCAATCCGCACATCCGACACCGGTCTGTCGTATGCCGGCGGCGGTGGCGGTGCACTGAATGAGGGCGCAGGGGGGTGAGCCTGCGCATCCTGTGATTCCATATC
Coding sequences:
- a CDS encoding DUF1049 domain-containing protein, which translates into the protein MRDFLLLKFLPISISVFLLVVFLDQNQREVPVKVFFGNPFHFNLTLIIIFSAALGAAITILSFWMIKRMQDKLKKRKETEI
- a CDS encoding response regulator — its product is MEHETEISNNKTAIRVIIVEDEIIVARDIEMKLKKIGYNVLDIVTTAEEAIQKAGELSPDLMLMDITLEGKMDGIEGAAKIEELYNIPIVYLTAHTDIETLGRARITEPYGYIVKPFAVRDLLVAVSMALYRHRMEARVKVINTILKVFLKPITFEAKLEQSLRLVTSIPRLFLQTMGVIFLALDDSDELVIAASIGTPECTTVTLGKCLCGIAAGSKEIVFADNIDKRHELNKDAPPHGHYCVPIVAANKLFGVICVYVCEGHKRDTADEEVLTSFADIIANVLSYAK